In Bacillus cytotoxicus NVH 391-98, the following are encoded in one genomic region:
- the sucC gene encoding ADP-forming succinate--CoA ligase subunit beta: protein MNIHEYQGKAILRSYGVSVPNGKVAFTVEEAVEAAKELGTDVCVVKAQIHAGGRGKAGGVKVAKNLEEVRTYAENILGSTLVTHQTGPEGKEVKRLLIEEGCDIKKEYYVGLVLDRATSQVVLMASEEGGTEIEEVAEKTPEKIFKEYIDPAVGLQGFQARRIAFHINIPKELVGQAVKFMMGLYRVFIEKDCSIAEINPLVTTGDGKVMALDAKLNFDSNALYRHKDILELRDLDEEDPKEIEASKYDLNYIPLDGNIGCMVNGAGLAMATMDIIKHYHGDPANFLDVGGGATAEKVTEAFKIILSDKNVKGIFVNIFGGIMKCDVIAEGVVEATKQVGLELPLVVRLEGTNVELGKKILNESGLNIVAAESMADGAQKIVSLVG, encoded by the coding sequence ATGAATATCCATGAGTACCAAGGTAAGGCGATCCTTAGAAGCTATGGGGTTAGCGTTCCGAACGGGAAGGTTGCATTTACAGTAGAAGAAGCTGTAGAAGCTGCGAAAGAATTAGGCACAGACGTATGTGTAGTAAAAGCGCAAATTCACGCTGGTGGACGCGGCAAAGCCGGCGGTGTAAAAGTTGCAAAAAATTTAGAAGAAGTTCGTACATATGCGGAAAATATTTTAGGTAGTACGCTTGTTACACATCAAACAGGTCCTGAAGGTAAGGAAGTAAAACGCTTACTTATCGAGGAAGGATGCGACATTAAAAAAGAATATTATGTAGGTCTTGTGTTAGATCGTGCAACTTCTCAAGTTGTTTTAATGGCTTCTGAAGAAGGTGGAACAGAAATCGAAGAAGTAGCAGAAAAAACACCAGAAAAAATCTTTAAAGAATATATCGATCCGGCAGTAGGTTTACAAGGCTTCCAAGCGCGCCGAATCGCATTTCATATCAATATCCCAAAAGAGCTTGTTGGACAAGCTGTGAAGTTTATGATGGGCTTATATCGCGTATTTATCGAAAAAGACTGCTCTATTGCGGAAATCAACCCACTTGTTACAACAGGCGACGGTAAAGTTATGGCACTAGATGCGAAATTAAATTTTGATTCGAATGCATTATATCGTCACAAAGACATTTTAGAGCTCCGTGATCTTGATGAAGAAGATCCAAAAGAAATTGAAGCTTCTAAATATGATTTAAACTATATTCCTTTAGATGGAAATATCGGTTGTATGGTTAACGGTGCTGGTTTAGCGATGGCCACAATGGATATTATTAAGCATTATCATGGTGATCCAGCTAACTTTTTAGATGTTGGTGGTGGCGCTACAGCTGAAAAAGTTACAGAAGCATTCAAAATTATCCTTTCTGACAAAAACGTAAAAGGTATTTTTGTTAATATTTTTGGTGGCATTATGAAATGTGATGTAATCGCAGAAGGCGTTGTTGAAGCAACAAAACAAGTAGGATTAGAATTACCACTTGTTGTTCGTCTGGAAGGTACAAATGTAGAATTAGGTAAGAAAATTTTAAATGAATCTGGTTTAAATATTGTTGCAGCAGAATCTATGGCAGACGGTGCGCAAAAAATTGTTTCACTAGTGGGCTAA
- a CDS encoding ribonuclease HII, with product MGKWTIKEASELLQEIGTEEDERFQILLKDERKGIQNLISKWRKQKKKMQEEKEQFLEMSKYENALRKQGISYIAGIDEVGRGPLAGPVVTAAVILPEEFYIPGLNDSKKLSEAKRELFYDEIREKAIAIGVGIVSPQVIDEMNIYQATKRAMLDAVANLSYAPEHLLIDAMKLPTSIPQTSIVKGDAKSISISAASIIAKVTRDRMMKELGKTYPEYGFEKHMGYGTKQHLEAIETYGVLEEHRKTFAPIKDMIKNKL from the coding sequence ATGGGCAAATGGACAATTAAAGAAGCAAGTGAATTATTGCAAGAAATTGGAACGGAAGAGGATGAGCGCTTTCAAATATTATTGAAAGATGAGCGAAAAGGAATTCAAAATTTAATCTCCAAATGGCGAAAACAGAAGAAGAAAATGCAAGAAGAGAAAGAACAATTTCTAGAAATGTCTAAATATGAAAATGCATTACGCAAGCAGGGGATTTCCTATATTGCTGGCATAGATGAAGTTGGAAGAGGCCCCTTAGCTGGACCTGTTGTAACGGCCGCTGTCATTCTTCCAGAGGAATTCTATATACCAGGGCTAAATGACTCGAAAAAGCTCAGTGAAGCAAAGCGTGAGCTGTTTTATGATGAGATTAGAGAGAAAGCTATTGCAATTGGCGTTGGGATTGTCTCGCCTCAAGTGATTGATGAAATGAATATTTATCAAGCGACGAAACGAGCGATGTTAGATGCGGTTGCCAATTTATCTTATGCACCAGAGCATTTATTAATCGATGCAATGAAACTACCGACATCGATTCCTCAAACATCGATTGTGAAAGGAGACGCGAAAAGTATTTCTATTTCTGCAGCCTCCATTATCGCCAAGGTTACTCGTGACCGAATGATGAAAGAGCTGGGCAAAACATATCCTGAGTATGGTTTTGAAAAACATATGGGTTATGGTACGAAACAACATTTAGAAGCAATCGAGACATACGGAGTGCTAGAAGAGCACCGCAAAACCTTTGCTCCCATTAAAGACATGATAAAAAATAAGCTGTGA
- the ylqF gene encoding ribosome biogenesis GTPase YlqF — MAIQWFPGHMAKARRQVTEKLKLIDVVIELVDARLPLSSRNPMIDEIITHKPRLVVLNKADMADDRLTKQWITYFEEKGHKAISINAQAGQGMKEITAACKELVKEKFDKMIAKGIKPRAIRALIVGIPNVGKSTLINKLAKKNIAKTGDRPGVTTAQQWIKVGKEMELLDTPGILWPKFEDELVGLRLATTGAIKDSILNLQDVAVYALRFMEKHYPERLKERYKLEDIPEDIVELFDAIGKNRGCLMGGGLIDYDKTSELILRELRGGKLGRMTFESPEEFAEEA; from the coding sequence ATGGCAATTCAATGGTTTCCAGGGCATATGGCAAAAGCTAGACGCCAAGTAACAGAAAAGTTAAAGTTAATCGATGTTGTAATTGAATTAGTAGATGCACGTTTACCTTTATCTTCTCGAAACCCAATGATTGATGAAATCATTACACATAAACCAAGGTTAGTTGTTTTAAATAAAGCAGATATGGCGGATGATCGTCTCACTAAACAATGGATTACATATTTTGAAGAAAAAGGTCATAAGGCAATTTCAATCAACGCTCAAGCTGGACAAGGTATGAAAGAGATTACAGCTGCATGTAAAGAACTTGTCAAGGAAAAGTTTGATAAAATGATTGCGAAAGGAATTAAACCAAGAGCAATCCGTGCATTGATTGTTGGTATCCCGAATGTCGGTAAATCGACACTCATTAATAAATTAGCGAAGAAAAATATTGCAAAAACTGGCGACCGTCCAGGGGTAACAACAGCGCAGCAATGGATTAAAGTTGGTAAAGAAATGGAGTTGTTAGATACGCCAGGAATTTTATGGCCGAAATTTGAAGATGAATTAGTTGGCCTTCGTCTTGCAACGACTGGTGCCATTAAAGATTCCATTTTAAACTTACAAGACGTCGCAGTCTATGCTCTTCGTTTTATGGAGAAACATTATCCAGAACGTTTAAAAGAGCGTTATAAATTAGAAGATATTCCAGAAGACATTGTTGAACTATTTGATGCAATTGGAAAAAATAGAGGCTGTTTAATGGGTGGCGGACTTATTGATTATGATAAGACTTCAGAGCTTATTCTTCGTGAACTGCGCGGTGGTAAACTGGGAAGAATGACATTTGAATCACCGGAGGAATTTGCAGAAGAAGCATAA
- the lepB gene encoding signal peptidase I — protein sequence MKKEKSSLWEWIKAILIAVVLAGVIKQFFFAPILVDGVSMSPTLHDRDRMIVNKIGYHIGEPKRFDIIVFRATEDKDYIKRVIGLPGDEIEYRNDTLYVNGKPYEEPYLEKQKKQLADAPLTYDFKLEEITGKKTVPEGQLFVLGDNRRFSKDSRSIGTIKMDQVIGKANVLYWPLKDARIVK from the coding sequence ATGAAAAAGGAAAAAAGTTCGCTTTGGGAATGGATCAAAGCAATTTTGATTGCTGTTGTATTAGCGGGCGTTATTAAGCAGTTTTTCTTTGCGCCAATTCTCGTAGACGGTGTTTCGATGTCACCAACACTTCATGATCGGGATCGAATGATTGTGAATAAAATTGGATATCACATCGGTGAACCGAAGCGTTTTGATATTATTGTATTCCGAGCAACGGAGGATAAGGATTATATTAAACGTGTTATTGGCTTACCGGGTGATGAAATCGAATATCGCAATGATACACTATATGTAAACGGAAAACCTTATGAGGAACCGTACTTAGAGAAACAGAAAAAACAACTTGCTGATGCGCCGCTTACATATGATTTCAAACTTGAAGAAATTACAGGTAAGAAAACTGTTCCAGAAGGTCAACTATTTGTATTAGGTGATAATCGTCGTTTCAGTAAAGATAGTCGTAGCATCGGTACAATTAAAATGGATCAAGTAATTGGAAAAGCAAATGTATTATACTGGCCGTTAAAAGATGCACGTATTGTGAAATAA
- the rplS gene encoding 50S ribosomal protein L19 has protein sequence MQQLIAEITKSQLKTDLPSFRPGDTLRVHVKVVEGTRERIQIFEGVVIKRRGGGISETFTVRKVSYGVGVERTFPIHTPRIAKIEVLRRGKVRRAKLYYLRNLRGKAARIKEIR, from the coding sequence ATGCAACAATTAATTGCAGAAATTACAAAAAGCCAATTAAAAACTGATTTACCTTCATTCCGTCCTGGTGACACTTTACGTGTACACGTAAAAGTAGTTGAAGGTACTCGTGAGAGAATTCAGATTTTTGAAGGTGTTGTAATTAAACGTCGTGGTGGCGGAATTAGTGAAACGTTCACAGTTCGTAAAGTTTCTTACGGTGTAGGTGTTGAACGTACATTCCCAATTCACACACCAAGAATCGCGAAAATCGAAGTACTTCGTCGTGGTAAAGTACGTCGTGCTAAGTTATACTACTTACGTAACCTTCGCGGTAAAGCAGCACGTATTAAAGAAATTCGATAA
- the trmD gene encoding tRNA (guanosine(37)-N1)-methyltransferase TrmD — MKIDILTLFPEMFTGVFGSSILKKAQEKEAVELRVVNFRDYTTNKHNSVDDYPYGGGAGMVLTPQPIFDAVEDLTKETTQKPRIVLMCPQGERFTQKKAEELAKEEHVIFVCGHYEGYDERIREHLVTDEISIGDYVLTGGELASMVITDSVVRLLPGVLGNQNSQVEDSFSTGLLEHPHYTRPADFRGMKVPDVLMSGNHKKIDEWRHKESLRRTYTRRPDLLEGRELTKQEEIWLEQIKEEQ, encoded by the coding sequence ATGAAAATTGACATTTTAACACTATTTCCAGAGATGTTCACCGGTGTATTTGGGTCTTCCATTTTAAAGAAAGCGCAAGAAAAAGAAGCGGTTGAACTTCGGGTCGTAAATTTTCGTGATTATACAACAAATAAGCATAATAGTGTAGATGATTATCCGTACGGTGGGGGCGCTGGTATGGTATTAACGCCCCAGCCTATATTTGATGCAGTAGAAGATTTAACAAAAGAAACGACACAAAAGCCAAGAATTGTATTAATGTGCCCACAAGGGGAAAGGTTCACACAAAAAAAAGCTGAAGAATTAGCTAAGGAAGAGCATGTGATCTTCGTATGTGGTCATTATGAAGGGTACGATGAGCGCATTCGTGAGCATCTAGTAACGGATGAAATTTCCATTGGTGACTACGTATTAACTGGCGGAGAATTAGCGTCAATGGTCATAACAGATAGCGTTGTACGTCTTTTACCAGGAGTATTAGGAAATCAAAACTCACAAGTAGAAGATTCTTTTAGTACTGGATTACTAGAACATCCACATTATACGCGTCCGGCTGACTTTCGCGGGATGAAGGTGCCGGATGTACTTATGTCAGGAAACCATAAAAAAATTGATGAATGGCGCCATAAGGAATCGTTGCGTCGTACGTATACGCGTAGACCGGATTTACTGGAAGGGCGCGAGCTAACAAAACAAGAAGAAATATGGCTTGAGCAAATAAAAGAAGAACAATAA
- the rimM gene encoding ribosome maturation factor RimM (Essential for efficient processing of 16S rRNA), whose protein sequence is MTKWFNVGKIVNTHGVRGEVRVISRTDFPEERYKVGNTLYIWGEKGTEPLPVKVTSHRQHKTFDLLTFEGYSNVNEVEKFKGSLLKVPEEQLGELAEGEYYYHEVIGCKVVTENGEELGTITEILSPGANDVWVIKRPKGQDLLIPYIDDIVLQVNVEQKQVTIHVMEGLL, encoded by the coding sequence ATGACAAAATGGTTTAATGTAGGAAAAATTGTAAATACCCATGGTGTGAGAGGAGAGGTTCGCGTCATCTCTCGCACCGATTTCCCAGAAGAGCGATATAAAGTTGGGAATACATTGTACATATGGGGAGAGAAAGGGACTGAACCTCTTCCGGTAAAGGTTACATCTCATCGTCAACATAAAACGTTTGACCTATTAACATTTGAAGGGTATAGCAATGTAAATGAGGTTGAGAAATTTAAAGGTTCCCTGTTAAAAGTACCAGAAGAGCAATTGGGTGAGCTAGCAGAAGGTGAATATTACTACCATGAAGTGATCGGTTGCAAAGTTGTAACGGAAAATGGTGAAGAGTTAGGGACGATTACGGAAATTTTATCTCCTGGTGCGAATGATGTTTGGGTAATTAAGCGTCCAAAAGGACAAGATTTGTTAATTCCATACATTGATGATATTGTATTGCAGGTTAATGTGGAACAAAAACAAGTGACCATTCATGTAATGGAAGGATTGCTATGA
- a CDS encoding KH domain-containing protein has product MERLIETIVKPLVDHPEDVKVMQEFHSGEIKYRLTVHPEDVGKVIGKQGRVAKAIRTLLYSVGHHNHEKVTLEIK; this is encoded by the coding sequence ATGGAAAGGTTAATCGAAACGATTGTCAAGCCTCTTGTAGATCATCCTGAAGATGTAAAGGTTATGCAGGAATTCCACAGCGGAGAGATAAAGTATCGATTAACAGTACATCCTGAGGATGTTGGAAAAGTCATTGGCAAGCAAGGGCGAGTTGCCAAAGCAATTCGAACTCTCTTGTATTCAGTGGGACATCATAATCATGAAAAAGTAACACTGGAAATTAAATAA
- the rpsP gene encoding 30S ribosomal protein S16: MAVKIRLKRMGAKKSPFYRVVVADSRSPRDGRFIEEIGTYNPVAQPAEVKIDEEAALKWLGNGAKPSDTVRNLFSSQGIMEKFHLSKQGK; this comes from the coding sequence ATGGCAGTTAAAATTCGTTTAAAACGTATGGGAGCTAAGAAGTCTCCTTTCTATCGTGTAGTTGTTGCAGATTCTCGTTCTCCTCGTGACGGACGTTTCATCGAGGAAATCGGTACTTACAATCCAGTTGCTCAACCAGCTGAAGTAAAAATCGATGAAGAAGCAGCATTAAAATGGTTAGGAAATGGTGCGAAGCCATCTGATACAGTTCGCAATCTTTTCTCTAGCCAAGGTATCATGGAGAAATTCCACTTATCTAAACAAGGTAAGTAA
- the ffh gene encoding signal recognition particle protein has translation MAFEGLADRLQQTMQKIRGKGKVSEADVKEMMREVRLALLEADVNFKVVKDFVKRVSERAVGQDVMKSLTPGQQVIKVVQEELTGLMGGEQSKIAVANKPPTVIMMVGLQGAGKTTTTGKLANLLRKKHNRKPMLVAADIYRPAAIKQLETLGKQLDMPVFSLGDQVSPVEIAKQAIAKAKEEHHDYVLIDTAGRLHIDEELMDELAKVKEVANPDEIFLVVDAMTGQDAVNVAKSFHEQLGLTGVVLTKLDGDTRGGAALSIKAVTNTPIKFAGMGEKLDAIEPFHPERMASRILGMGDVLTLIEKAQATVDEEKAKELEQKMRTLSFTLDDFLEQLGQVRQLGPLDELLGMLPGANKIKGLKNAKVDDKQIGHIEAIIRSMTKLEREQPEIINASRKKRIAKGSGTTVQEINRLLKQFEDMKKMMKTLTGMQKGKKKGLGGLKFPFM, from the coding sequence ATGGCATTTGAAGGATTAGCCGACCGACTTCAACAGACGATGCAAAAAATCCGCGGCAAAGGAAAAGTTTCCGAAGCCGATGTGAAAGAAATGATGAGAGAAGTTCGTCTAGCTCTTTTAGAAGCAGATGTTAACTTTAAGGTTGTAAAAGATTTTGTAAAGCGTGTGTCTGAGCGTGCTGTCGGACAAGATGTAATGAAAAGTTTAACACCTGGCCAACAAGTCATTAAGGTAGTACAGGAAGAACTGACAGGGCTTATGGGTGGAGAGCAAAGTAAAATTGCTGTCGCAAATAAGCCACCTACTGTCATTATGATGGTCGGTTTACAAGGTGCAGGGAAAACAACAACAACAGGGAAACTTGCGAATTTGCTTCGAAAAAAGCATAATCGTAAACCAATGCTTGTTGCGGCAGATATTTATCGTCCAGCAGCGATTAAACAGCTTGAAACATTAGGAAAACAATTGGACATGCCTGTATTCTCGCTAGGGGATCAAGTGAGTCCAGTAGAAATCGCAAAACAAGCGATTGCTAAGGCGAAAGAAGAACATCATGATTATGTTTTAATTGATACGGCAGGTCGTCTGCATATTGATGAAGAACTCATGGATGAATTAGCAAAAGTTAAAGAAGTTGCGAATCCTGATGAAATTTTCCTTGTTGTAGATGCAATGACAGGACAAGATGCGGTAAATGTTGCGAAAAGCTTCCATGAACAGTTAGGTTTAACTGGTGTTGTGTTGACGAAACTAGATGGTGATACGCGCGGTGGTGCAGCGCTATCTATTAAAGCGGTAACGAATACACCAATTAAATTTGCAGGTATGGGCGAAAAGCTAGATGCCATTGAACCGTTTCATCCAGAACGTATGGCCTCTCGTATTTTAGGGATGGGTGACGTTCTGACATTAATTGAAAAGGCGCAAGCTACAGTTGATGAAGAAAAGGCAAAAGAGCTTGAGCAAAAAATGCGTACGCTCTCGTTTACACTGGATGATTTCCTGGAACAACTTGGACAAGTGCGTCAACTTGGACCGCTTGATGAGTTATTAGGAATGCTTCCTGGTGCGAATAAAATAAAAGGGCTCAAAAATGCAAAAGTTGATGACAAGCAAATTGGGCATATTGAAGCAATTATTCGTTCTATGACAAAACTAGAGCGAGAACAACCGGAAATAATCAATGCTAGTCGAAAAAAACGTATCGCCAAAGGCAGTGGTACAACTGTACAAGAAATTAATCGTCTCCTCAAACAGTTTGAAGACATGAAAAAAATGATGAAGACGCTGACAGGCATGCAAAAAGGGAAGAAAAAAGGACTAGGTGGATTGAAGTTTCCATTTATGTAA
- a CDS encoding putative DNA-binding protein, giving the protein MLEKTTRMNYLFDFYQSLLTQKQRSYMSLYYLDDLSLGEIAEEFDVSRQAVYDNIKRTEAMLEEYEEKLMLLHKFQARQQLVAELKQLINEEEHVNDKMKQVVEDIEKLD; this is encoded by the coding sequence ATGCTCGAAAAAACAACGAGAATGAATTACTTGTTTGATTTTTATCAATCGTTGTTAACGCAAAAACAAAGAAGTTATATGTCGCTTTATTATTTAGACGATTTATCTCTTGGTGAAATTGCGGAAGAATTTGATGTAAGTCGCCAAGCCGTGTATGATAATATTAAACGGACTGAGGCGATGCTTGAAGAATATGAAGAGAAATTAATGCTACTTCATAAATTTCAAGCAAGGCAGCAACTTGTTGCAGAGCTAAAACAGCTTATCAATGAAGAAGAGCATGTGAATGACAAGATGAAACAAGTTGTTGAAGATATCGAAAAACTAGATTAG
- the ftsY gene encoding signal recognition particle-docking protein FtsY, with product MSFFKKLKEKISKQTDTVTEKFKQGLEKTRNSFADKVNDLVYRYRKVDEDFFEELEEILISADVGVTTVMELIDQLKDEVKRRNIQDPKEVQAVISEKLIDIYKGEEGFSNEINMQQDQLTVILFVGVNGVGKTTTIGKMAHKFKSEGKSVLLAAGDTFRAGAIEQLEVWGNRVGVEVIKQGSGSDPAAVMYDAVQAAKARKVDVLLCDTAGRLQNKVNLMKELEKVKRVIEREIPGAPHEVLLVIDATTGQNGLSQAKTFREATNVTGIVLTKLDGTAKGGIVLAIRNEMDVPVKFVGLGEQMDDLQQFQPEQYVYGLFANLVEKDEA from the coding sequence ATGAGTTTTTTTAAAAAGTTAAAAGAGAAGATTTCAAAACAAACAGATACTGTGACAGAGAAGTTTAAACAGGGATTAGAAAAAACAAGGAATTCATTTGCTGACAAAGTAAATGATTTAGTGTACCGCTATCGTAAAGTGGATGAGGACTTCTTTGAAGAGTTAGAAGAGATTTTAATCAGCGCTGATGTTGGAGTTACAACAGTAATGGAATTGATCGATCAGCTGAAAGATGAAGTGAAACGTCGTAACATTCAAGATCCGAAAGAAGTACAAGCTGTTATTTCTGAAAAATTGATCGATATTTATAAAGGTGAAGAAGGATTTAGTAATGAAATCAATATGCAGCAAGATCAATTAACAGTTATTTTATTTGTAGGTGTGAATGGAGTAGGGAAAACAACAACAATTGGAAAGATGGCCCATAAGTTTAAGTCAGAAGGAAAGTCTGTTTTATTAGCGGCGGGGGATACATTCCGTGCTGGAGCGATTGAGCAGTTAGAAGTATGGGGCAATCGCGTTGGTGTGGAAGTCATTAAACAAGGATCAGGTTCAGATCCAGCGGCTGTTATGTATGATGCTGTACAAGCAGCGAAAGCGCGTAAAGTAGATGTATTATTATGCGATACAGCAGGACGTTTGCAAAATAAAGTCAACTTAATGAAAGAGTTAGAAAAGGTAAAACGTGTTATTGAACGTGAAATACCAGGAGCTCCTCATGAAGTATTATTAGTAATTGATGCAACAACTGGACAAAATGGTTTAAGCCAAGCGAAAACATTCCGCGAGGCAACAAATGTCACAGGTATCGTTTTAACAAAATTGGATGGAACGGCTAAAGGTGGTATTGTATTAGCAATTCGCAATGAAATGGACGTTCCGGTTAAATTTGTTGGACTTGGAGAACAAATGGATGATTTACAGCAATTTCAACCAGAACAATATGTATACGGATTATTTGCAAATTTAGTAGAAAAAGACGAAGCGTAG